One Granulicella sp. 5B5 DNA window includes the following coding sequences:
- a CDS encoding Bax inhibitor-1 family protein, whose product MYPGTRSNPIIIEGRTQATTSLLGKVLLISSLGFFVSGVGIFLAPAFYSTGVFWLCVIASFLLIFAVRATRKNPPVALGLFLLLALVMGFEIAPWIMTLLHTGHIDVVFNAALTTAVGMGVLGLGAQIFSFDYRKVGSYAFAALLGLIIIGVLGMFFHFVSPGLYAWATLAIFSVLLVVDFMRIRNGGDGATAVELALSIYLDGLNIFIALTEIFSGGSRRR is encoded by the coding sequence ATGTATCCCGGAACCCGTTCCAATCCCATCATCATCGAAGGCCGCACCCAGGCCACCACCTCGCTGCTGGGTAAGGTTCTGCTCATCTCCTCACTCGGCTTCTTCGTCTCCGGCGTCGGCATCTTCCTCGCCCCGGCGTTTTACTCCACCGGAGTCTTCTGGCTCTGCGTCATCGCCAGCTTCCTGCTCATCTTCGCCGTCCGCGCCACCCGCAAGAACCCGCCCGTCGCACTCGGCCTCTTCCTTCTGCTCGCGCTGGTCATGGGTTTTGAGATCGCCCCGTGGATCATGACGCTGCTCCACACCGGCCACATCGACGTCGTCTTCAACGCCGCACTCACCACGGCCGTCGGCATGGGCGTGCTCGGCCTCGGCGCACAAATCTTCAGCTTCGACTACCGCAAGGTCGGCAGTTACGCCTTCGCCGCTCTGCTGGGACTCATCATCATCGGCGTCCTCGGCATGTTCTTCCACTTCGTCTCGCCCGGCCTCTACGCCTGGGCCACGCTGGCCATCTTCTCCGTTCTGCTCGTAGTCGACTTCATGCGCATCCGCAACGGCGGTGACGGCGCCACCGCCGTCGAGCTCGCTCTCAGCATCTACCTCGACGGCCTCAACATCTTCATCGCCCTCACCGAGATCTTCTCCGGCGGCAGCCGTCGTCGCTAA
- a CDS encoding beta-xylosidase, with translation MALLPRLAALALATVATLAPAQQPATIHVDLAHSLGPWKPITNFYGYDELNYTTAPNGRKLLAELAHTSPLPVYIRAHHLLTSGDGKPALKWSSTNIYTLDAHGHPIYDFKIIDQTFDAWLAAGVRPMVELGFMPEALASGTNPYHLTYPHTIEGSVQSPPKDYAAWGELCRTLVAHLVARYGRDRVATWYFEVWNEPNIPYWHGTEAEYLKLYDYAVAGVRSALPTARVGGPATTSPRDKKAADYLAAFLNHIAHDKSAANGQPIPLDFITFHAKGSPTLIHDTPTTTHVRMGLNKELTDADHGFALIASYPQFKSLPIILSEADPEGCAACSAKENHANGYRNGPLYAAYTAAVIKGLFQLQDKYQVNLLGMLSWSFEFEGRDYFEGFRTLATNGIDKPVLNVFRMTGMLSGTRVATTSSAATPLDTILHTGVPAPEIDALATHTHSGAEVLVWNYQDDDLPDAVAAPMDVDITGLPASVHNVKLQAFTLDRTHSNSFTTWLAMGSPQHPTPAQYQQLEQSSQLKFLDAPHTLTVDHGHITIPATLPAQATTLYRLSW, from the coding sequence ATGGCCCTCCTCCCACGCCTCGCCGCTCTCGCTCTCGCCACGGTCGCCACCCTCGCCCCCGCCCAGCAGCCAGCCACCATCCACGTCGACCTCGCCCACTCCCTCGGCCCCTGGAAGCCCATCACCAACTTCTACGGCTACGACGAGCTCAACTACACCACCGCTCCCAACGGCCGCAAGCTCCTCGCCGAGCTCGCCCACACCAGCCCGCTCCCCGTCTACATCCGCGCCCACCACCTGCTCACCTCCGGCGACGGCAAGCCCGCGCTCAAGTGGAGCTCCACCAACATCTACACCCTCGACGCCCACGGCCATCCCATCTACGACTTCAAGATCATCGACCAGACCTTCGACGCCTGGCTCGCCGCCGGTGTCCGCCCCATGGTCGAGCTCGGCTTCATGCCCGAAGCCCTCGCCTCCGGCACCAACCCCTACCACCTCACCTACCCGCACACCATCGAAGGCTCCGTCCAAAGCCCGCCCAAGGACTACGCCGCATGGGGTGAGCTCTGCCGTACGCTCGTCGCGCACCTCGTCGCCCGCTACGGCCGCGACCGCGTCGCCACCTGGTACTTCGAAGTCTGGAACGAACCCAACATCCCCTACTGGCACGGCACCGAAGCCGAGTACCTCAAGCTCTACGACTACGCCGTCGCCGGCGTCCGCTCCGCACTGCCCACCGCTCGCGTCGGAGGCCCAGCCACCACCAGCCCGCGCGACAAAAAGGCCGCCGACTACCTCGCAGCCTTCCTCAACCACATCGCCCACGACAAGTCCGCTGCCAACGGCCAGCCCATCCCACTCGACTTCATCACCTTCCACGCCAAGGGCTCACCCACACTCATTCACGACACGCCCACAACCACCCACGTCCGCATGGGCCTCAACAAAGAGCTCACCGACGCCGACCACGGCTTCGCTCTCATTGCCTCTTACCCGCAGTTCAAATCGCTCCCCATCATCCTCTCCGAAGCCGACCCCGAAGGCTGCGCCGCCTGCTCCGCCAAAGAGAACCACGCCAACGGCTACCGCAACGGCCCGCTCTACGCCGCCTACACCGCCGCCGTCATCAAAGGCCTCTTCCAGCTACAGGACAAGTACCAGGTCAACCTCCTCGGCATGCTCAGCTGGTCCTTCGAGTTCGAAGGCCGCGACTACTTCGAAGGCTTCCGCACCCTCGCCACCAACGGCATCGACAAGCCTGTCCTCAACGTCTTCCGCATGACCGGCATGCTCTCCGGCACACGCGTCGCCACCACCAGCTCCGCAGCCACGCCGCTCGACACCATCCTCCACACCGGGGTCCCCGCACCCGAGATCGACGCCCTCGCCACCCATACGCACAGCGGCGCTGAGGTCCTCGTCTGGAACTACCAGGACGATGACCTGCCTGACGCCGTTGCCGCGCCCATGGATGTAGACATCACCGGTCTCCCAGCCTCAGTCCACAACGTCAAACTCCAGGCCTTCACCCTCGACCGCACGCACTCCAACAGCTTTACCACGTGGCTGGCCATGGGCAGTCCGCAACACCCGACACCAGCCCAGTACCAGCAACTGGAGCAGTCCAGCCAACTCAAGTTTCTCGACGCGCCGCACACACTCACTGTCGACCACGGCCACATCACGATCCCTGCAACGCTGCCCGCACAGGCCACCACACTCTACCGCCTCAGCTGGTAA
- a CDS encoding cupin domain-containing protein — translation MSDAKAGSIQVVRPEEQSAGTAQTSGSQRMAAVSRAQGIETGMWAGTFLVEPGAKTGIHHHGEQETVVYVLEGEALVKWGERGGESATVRAGDFVHVPAWVVHQEINPSATEAFRWVVVRSTPEPIVVNLPDAVWE, via the coding sequence ATGAGCGATGCGAAGGCGGGTTCGATTCAGGTAGTGCGTCCCGAAGAACAGAGCGCGGGGACGGCGCAGACGTCGGGGTCGCAGCGGATGGCGGCGGTTTCGAGGGCGCAAGGTATCGAGACTGGGATGTGGGCGGGGACGTTTCTCGTTGAACCGGGCGCGAAGACGGGCATCCATCACCACGGAGAGCAGGAGACGGTGGTGTATGTGCTGGAGGGCGAGGCGCTGGTGAAGTGGGGTGAGCGCGGCGGGGAGTCCGCGACGGTGCGCGCGGGGGACTTTGTGCATGTGCCGGCGTGGGTGGTGCACCAGGAGATCAATCCGTCGGCAACGGAGGCATTCCGGTGGGTGGTGGTGCGGAGCACTCCGGAGCCGATTGTGGTGAACCTGCCGGATGCGGTGTGGGAGTAA
- a CDS encoding DEAD/DEAH box helicase, which yields MSTSTLTLDSILNPEPLKVARTIKATAETTNTVTFTDFDISDSLKARLSAAGFITPTPVQAGAIPPAIEGDDILATASTGTGKTLSFLIPMIERLEEISVASTRGKKTPVLALILLPTRELAMQVLEQFHKICPTQKSDAVLVCGGLSENTQIEQISRGPRLIVATPGRLEDFLRRKAVNLRDVDMLVLDEVDRMLDMGFLPAIRRIVAALPKDRQTMCYSATLDANIREVVKDYVVDPVRIEIGTTSKPSDRVELRVYTVMQDQKLSQLDKMLNEEEGTYLVFSRTKHGADRIGRKLEKLGHTTEIIHGDRSQSQRTAALKAFSLGKSRVLVATDVAARGIDISNIAHVVNYDLPNGSDDFVHRIGRTGRAGAKGVATTFVTPLEKGDARKLERELKIQFQWHEADKNLAKEERNKPLDLNTASGSGLDALLQMETRSWKNADGTVNESSDAAPARPYNKGRNGSARGGRSGSGGGRSQGNRPHGGNAGRPAGRRSGGSSSRGR from the coding sequence TTGTCTACTTCTACACTTACTCTTGATTCCATTCTGAACCCCGAGCCCCTCAAAGTCGCTCGCACCATCAAAGCCACCGCAGAGACCACCAACACTGTCACCTTCACCGACTTCGACATCTCGGACTCGCTGAAGGCCCGTCTCTCCGCCGCCGGCTTCATCACCCCGACGCCCGTCCAGGCCGGCGCAATCCCGCCCGCCATCGAAGGCGACGACATCCTCGCCACCGCCAGCACCGGCACCGGCAAGACCCTCAGCTTCCTCATCCCCATGATCGAGCGCCTTGAGGAGATCTCCGTTGCCAGCACGCGCGGCAAGAAGACCCCGGTTCTCGCTCTCATCCTGCTCCCCACCCGCGAGCTCGCCATGCAGGTGCTCGAGCAGTTCCACAAGATCTGCCCCACCCAGAAGTCCGACGCCGTTCTCGTCTGCGGCGGCCTCTCCGAGAACACGCAGATCGAGCAGATCAGCCGCGGCCCGCGCCTCATCGTCGCCACCCCCGGCCGCCTCGAAGACTTCCTCCGCCGCAAGGCCGTCAACCTCCGCGACGTCGACATGCTCGTCCTCGACGAGGTCGACCGCATGTTGGACATGGGCTTCCTGCCCGCCATCCGCCGCATCGTCGCCGCGCTCCCCAAGGACCGCCAGACCATGTGCTACTCCGCCACCCTCGACGCCAACATCCGCGAGGTCGTCAAGGACTACGTCGTCGACCCCGTCCGCATCGAGATCGGCACCACCTCCAAGCCCTCTGACCGTGTCGAGCTCCGCGTCTACACCGTCATGCAGGACCAGAAGCTCTCCCAGCTCGACAAGATGCTGAACGAAGAAGAGGGCACCTACCTCGTCTTCTCGCGCACCAAGCACGGTGCCGACCGCATCGGCCGCAAGCTCGAAAAGCTCGGCCACACCACGGAGATCATCCACGGCGATCGCTCGCAGTCGCAGCGCACCGCCGCTCTCAAGGCCTTCTCACTGGGCAAGAGCCGCGTCCTCGTCGCCACCGACGTCGCCGCTCGCGGCATCGACATCTCCAACATCGCGCACGTCGTCAACTACGACCTGCCCAACGGCTCGGACGACTTCGTCCACCGCATCGGCCGCACCGGCCGCGCGGGCGCCAAGGGCGTTGCGACCACCTTCGTCACCCCGCTCGAAAAGGGCGACGCCCGCAAGCTTGAGCGCGAGCTGAAGATCCAGTTCCAGTGGCATGAGGCCGACAAGAACCTCGCCAAGGAAGAGCGCAACAAGCCGCTCGACCTGAACACCGCCTCGGGTTCCGGTCTCGACGCTCTCCTCCAGATGGAGACGCGCAGCTGGAAGAACGCCGACGGCACCGTGAACGAGTCCTCCGACGCGGCTCCTGCCCGCCCCTACAACAAGGGCCGCAACGGCAGCGCTCGTGGTGGCCGCAGCGGCTCTGGCGGCGGACGCAGCCAGGGCAACCGCCCCCACGGCGGCAACGCCGGCCGTCCCGCAGGCCGCCGCTCCGGCGGCAGCAGCTCCCGCGGTCGCTAA
- a CDS encoding Uma2 family endonuclease, translated as MATTPSLLTIEQYLRTSYHPDADYVDGEIEERNLGEYEHAKIQTLIAVIFTLNQKQWHTNAIVEQRIRVAGARVRIADIAVLRADAPRESVTLTPPLICIEVLSPEDRLPRAELVLADYRSMGVENIWLVDPMRRVAYTFDANGLHLADATRLTVPNTPIHLDLTEAFAALD; from the coding sequence ATGGCGACGACACCCTCGCTGCTCACCATCGAGCAATACCTCCGCACCAGCTACCATCCCGACGCCGATTACGTGGACGGCGAAATCGAGGAACGCAACTTGGGCGAGTACGAGCACGCAAAGATCCAGACTCTCATCGCGGTCATCTTCACCCTCAACCAGAAGCAGTGGCACACCAACGCCATCGTCGAGCAGCGCATCCGTGTCGCAGGCGCCCGCGTCCGCATCGCCGACATCGCCGTCCTCCGCGCCGACGCCCCGCGCGAATCCGTCACCCTCACCCCACCGCTCATCTGCATCGAGGTCCTCTCCCCCGAAGACCGTCTCCCCCGCGCCGAGCTCGTTCTGGCCGACTACCGCTCCATGGGCGTCGAGAACATCTGGCTGGTCGATCCTATGCGCCGCGTCGCCTACACCTTCGACGCCAACGGCCTGCACCTCGCCGACGCCACCCGGCTCACTGTCCCCAACACCCCCATCCACCTCGACCTCACTGAGGCCTTCGCCGCCCTGGACTAA
- a CDS encoding pseudouridine synthase yields MTPKPLKQAEDAPRGDRLQKILAQAGIASRRAAEQIILEGRVQLNGTTVTTLGTRADLSRDHVRVDGKLLHGPEPTKYYMVNKPRGYVTTLDDPEHRPTVMQLLGEDRQKKQIGEHSKLPRLYPVGRLDYLSEGLLLMTNDGDLANKLSKAATGVLKTYLVKVSGAPTAQAIEQLRHGIMIDRGRLADTRSSGRRDRVLTQPAKIEQVRSGENPWYEVTLTEGRNRQLRKMFEEIGHHVEKIRRIGYGALTLDVPPGAFRELTQGEVQALNRAAAGKKVERKKVLPEAAQLKKPVPPRRKRTAPTRRPR; encoded by the coding sequence ATGACCCCCAAGCCCCTCAAGCAGGCTGAAGACGCCCCCCGCGGCGACCGCCTGCAAAAGATCCTCGCCCAGGCAGGCATCGCCTCCCGCCGCGCCGCCGAGCAGATCATCCTCGAAGGCCGCGTCCAACTCAACGGAACGACGGTAACAACCCTCGGTACCCGCGCCGACCTCTCCCGCGACCACGTCCGTGTCGACGGCAAGCTTCTCCACGGCCCCGAACCCACCAAGTACTACATGGTCAACAAGCCCCGCGGCTACGTCACCACACTCGACGACCCCGAGCACCGCCCCACCGTCATGCAGCTGCTCGGCGAAGACCGCCAGAAAAAGCAGATCGGCGAGCACTCCAAACTCCCGCGCCTCTACCCCGTCGGCCGCCTCGACTACCTCAGCGAAGGCCTCCTGCTGATGACCAACGACGGCGACCTCGCCAACAAGCTCTCCAAGGCCGCAACCGGCGTGCTCAAGACCTACCTCGTCAAGGTCAGCGGCGCGCCCACCGCGCAAGCCATCGAGCAGCTCCGCCACGGCATCATGATCGACCGTGGCCGCCTCGCCGACACACGCAGTTCAGGCCGGCGCGACCGCGTCCTCACGCAGCCCGCCAAGATCGAACAGGTCCGCTCCGGCGAGAACCCCTGGTACGAGGTCACGCTCACCGAAGGCCGCAACCGCCAGCTCCGCAAGATGTTCGAAGAGATCGGCCACCACGTCGAAAAGATCCGCCGCATCGGCTACGGCGCACTCACCCTCGACGTCCCGCCCGGCGCCTTCCGCGAGCTCACCCAGGGCGAGGTCCAGGCCCTCAACCGCGCCGCCGCCGGCAAGAAAGTCGAGCGCAAAAAAGTCCTCCCCGAGGCCGCCCAGCTCAAGAAACCTGTCCCGCCCCGCCGCAAGCGCACCGCTCCCACGCGTCGTCCGCGCTGA
- the pabB gene encoding aminodeoxychorismate synthase component I: MLFESAQNAGAEPACSYFFEHPVQWIEIRRLEEIPEAFAAIEQAVADGFWVAGYLGYECGYHWEPSAAADFEAPEGLPLAAFGVYRAPVSPVPSAAEESACGLTDVALSLSPERFTEQFKRIQQWIAEGDTYQVNLTCRVEAAYSQGAEVLFAHMMQRQPVEFGAMLNVAGRVVLSASPELFFQRKGRELRVRPMKGTSRRGLDAAEDDRLAAALALDEKNRAENVMIVDLLRSDIGRIAEMGSVRVEDLFKVERHPSLLQMTSTVVGELREEMSFYELFRALFPCGSIVGAPKVRTMQIIRELEGRDRGVYTGAIGYIRPGGDAVFSVGIRTAVLEQGRLSMGVGAGVTAGSDADAEFEECLLKAEFLRDRSFELIESLRWEAGECALLELHLRRMERSAKFFGFSFERQSAQRAIAECADGLTTDRAWKLRMTMNAAGVCRVSAMPLEEETSAVLHARLWPEPMRASDAWLQHKTTRRAHYEWALRVAQKVGCVDAVFLNEHGMVTEGSIHNVLVRHGSLWRTPPLSAGILPGVYREHLLATQSEVLEQDIHVDELWGADEIYLMNAVRGLRRVELQREWLAAAPRIAGA; the protein is encoded by the coding sequence ATGCTCTTCGAGAGCGCGCAGAACGCCGGAGCGGAACCCGCCTGCTCGTATTTCTTCGAGCACCCAGTTCAGTGGATTGAGATTCGGAGGCTGGAGGAGATTCCCGAGGCCTTCGCGGCGATCGAGCAGGCCGTTGCCGATGGCTTCTGGGTTGCCGGATATCTCGGCTATGAGTGCGGCTATCACTGGGAACCCTCGGCGGCGGCGGACTTTGAGGCGCCGGAGGGCCTTCCGCTCGCCGCCTTTGGTGTGTATCGCGCGCCGGTCTCGCCTGTGCCGTCTGCTGCAGAAGAGAGTGCGTGTGGCCTGACGGATGTGGCGTTGTCGTTGTCTCCGGAGCGGTTCACGGAGCAGTTCAAGCGGATACAACAGTGGATCGCGGAGGGAGACACCTACCAGGTCAATCTGACCTGCCGCGTCGAAGCTGCATATTCACAAGGCGCGGAGGTGCTGTTCGCGCACATGATGCAGAGGCAGCCGGTGGAGTTTGGCGCGATGCTGAATGTCGCTGGCCGGGTCGTGCTCTCCGCATCGCCGGAGCTGTTCTTTCAACGCAAAGGCCGCGAGCTGCGCGTACGTCCGATGAAGGGGACGTCCCGGCGAGGGCTGGATGCGGCTGAAGATGACCGGTTGGCGGCTGCGCTTGCTCTGGACGAGAAGAACCGCGCCGAGAACGTGATGATTGTGGACCTGCTGCGCAGCGACATAGGCCGCATCGCGGAGATGGGCTCGGTGCGCGTCGAGGACCTGTTCAAGGTGGAGCGTCATCCGTCTCTGCTGCAGATGACTTCGACGGTTGTGGGGGAGTTGCGAGAGGAGATGAGCTTCTATGAGCTGTTTCGCGCCCTGTTTCCCTGCGGCTCTATCGTGGGAGCGCCGAAGGTCCGGACGATGCAGATCATTCGTGAGCTGGAGGGCAGAGATCGCGGTGTGTACACGGGGGCGATCGGATACATCAGGCCTGGTGGGGATGCTGTCTTCAGTGTAGGGATTCGAACGGCTGTGCTGGAACAGGGGCGCCTTTCGATGGGAGTGGGGGCGGGAGTGACTGCGGGGTCGGATGCGGATGCGGAGTTTGAGGAGTGCCTGCTGAAGGCGGAGTTTCTGCGTGACCGCTCGTTCGAGCTGATTGAGAGCCTGCGCTGGGAGGCAGGGGAGTGCGCGCTGCTGGAGCTGCATTTGAGGCGCATGGAGCGTTCGGCGAAGTTCTTCGGCTTTTCGTTCGAGCGCCAGTCGGCGCAGCGGGCGATTGCAGAGTGTGCGGACGGGCTGACAACGGACAGAGCGTGGAAGCTACGGATGACGATGAATGCCGCGGGTGTTTGCCGGGTGAGTGCGATGCCGTTGGAGGAGGAGACTTCAGCAGTGTTGCATGCGCGGCTGTGGCCTGAGCCGATGCGGGCCTCCGACGCATGGCTGCAACACAAGACCACACGGAGAGCCCACTATGAATGGGCGCTCCGCGTGGCGCAGAAGGTTGGTTGTGTGGATGCCGTTTTTTTGAACGAGCATGGAATGGTTACGGAAGGATCGATCCATAACGTTCTCGTTCGTCATGGGAGTCTGTGGCGCACGCCGCCGCTTTCCGCGGGGATATTGCCGGGGGTCTATCGGGAGCACCTGCTGGCAACGCAGTCGGAGGTTCTGGAACAGGACATCCATGTGGATGAGCTGTGGGGCGCTGACGAAATCTATCTGATGAATGCGGTACGGGGTTTGCGCCGAGTGGAGCTGCAGCGAGAATGGCTGGCTGCAGCTCCACGAATCGCCGGAGCCTGA
- a CDS encoding YidB family protein — protein MGLLDSIAGMAEQAMAGQGGTNAQVATGLMQVLQEHPEGVQGLLNGLQQSGLGAHAEQWASGALTSATPDQVQAGLGNNGMLEAVAAKAGIPPALAQEALTTVLPMVLAHVAPNGQAAQPGDLGSLAGSLLQKFL, from the coding sequence ATGGGACTTCTGGATTCGATTGCCGGGATGGCGGAGCAGGCGATGGCTGGCCAGGGTGGCACCAACGCACAGGTGGCGACAGGGTTGATGCAGGTTTTGCAGGAGCATCCTGAGGGCGTGCAGGGGCTGCTGAATGGGCTGCAGCAGAGCGGGCTAGGTGCCCATGCAGAGCAGTGGGCGAGCGGTGCGCTGACCTCCGCGACACCGGACCAGGTGCAGGCTGGCCTGGGCAACAACGGCATGTTAGAAGCTGTGGCAGCGAAGGCTGGGATTCCGCCGGCGCTGGCGCAGGAGGCGCTGACGACTGTGCTCCCGATGGTGCTGGCACACGTGGCTCCGAACGGGCAGGCCGCGCAGCCGGGCGATTTGGGCAGCCTGGCGGGATCGCTGCTGCAGAAGTTTTTGTAG